In the genome of Odocoileus virginianus isolate 20LAN1187 ecotype Illinois chromosome 17, Ovbor_1.2, whole genome shotgun sequence, the window GCTTCAAGGAGGGTCGTACTGGTTTTCGGCCCATGGAAGCTGGTGGACAGCATGCTGGCCGATCTGGTGAGACTGTTAAACATGAGACTAGTTACCGGTCTCGGCACTTGGAGCAGACTCCTGTAAGGGATCCATCTCCAGAAGCAGATGTTCAAGTGCTTGGCAGTCCTGAGAAGGAAGAGGTAGCCCCCGAGATACCAAATCCTGCTCCTGATACTGCACCACCAGCTCCTGACAGGCCTGTTGAAAAGAAATCCTATTCCCGGGCAAGAAGAACCAGAATCAAAGCTGGAGATGCAGGCAAGGTTGCAGAGGAGGCACCCCCTCCACCCGAAGGGCTGACCCCAGCACCTCCAATCCCAGAAGCTACATCTCCTACGCCTGCTAAGACTGGAAACTGGGAGGCTCCAGTGGATTCTACTACAGGGGGTCTTGAACAAGATGTGGCACAACTAAATATAACAGAACAGAATTGGAGTCCAGGGCAGCCTTCCTTCCTGCAATCACGGGAGCTTCGGGGTAGGTACCTAGGGTTAATAAGACTAGCTTTTATCCCTTTGCATCATTGGACTTAGGGGCATGGAACAAATGTCTCTTAGAAATCTGGTATCTGAcaatatcttcattttcattaattgTAAGAAACAGATGGATCCATAGGCATATTCATCCAAAGAGCTCAGAGCAGCTTTATCTGTTACATAAGACTAGCCCACTGCTTTGCTTACTGTTTACTATTAACTGATCAGTCACCACCATTGAGCTCCTGAGTGCAAAATCCTTTATCACTCTCTAGAAAAAGTGGAAGAAGGCAGTGTTCTTTATTATTTGAGCTAATGGTTAAATGTTTTAAGGCAGAAATTGCCTTTGAATTTGGATGAGCATCTCCTAATCTCTTTGAAAAGAAAGCCTCTCTAGTTTCCTTAGTCTTCTAGAGCCAGGCTGCCTAGTAGAACTTTCTGTAATGATGGTGCTTTTAAACACTTGTAATGTGGCCAGAGTGActgaaaaactgaacttttcatttttaattatttgaaatttaagtAACCATACGTGGCTAGTGGATATCATGTTGGTACAGCATAGTTCTCATGACTAGGAACTACCTACCACCCCTCTgacccatcttttttttttcttcctccagtcAGATAGATCAGaggatcttttccattgtttctgaaaTCTAATTCAAACTTAGATTGGAAAGCATCACTTGGACTGGCAGTTTTAGCATCCTTCTCTGGTGTGCGTAATTCTGGAATACCAAAAACTAGGGTAGCCTAAACTGGACCTGGAGTTGATCTTTGGATAGAGAAGTACACTCTCTCCTGCCAGTGCCTTATTACTATTGGAAGACAGTCTCTAGAACATTCCTTTTTTGTCCTGAGTCATCTTCAATCAGAGGAGAATCTCTTCCTATACTTTTAGCCTAGACCTCTGTGGCCAGAAATAATCAGAGGTAGATTTAGAACATCCTTCTCTGCCTAGTTGTTGCTCAGAAACATTAGGGTTGAGATTTTCCAATATGTTTGATAATGTAATATGCTGATTATAACCTCCCAGGGATTCTGTATGGTAAATATTTGATGGGAAAATTTTGAACTTGCATTTTCTGAGTTGCATTactgaagtaattttttttcatccTCAAAGGCTTTACTGCTATATTAAGGTGGCAGGCAGTGGGGGCAAATTTCCAAATGCTGGTGTTGACAGGAAGCAGAGATAGTTTAAAACGAATTTTGTTAGTTTAAAAGATGAGAGCCATTCCCCATGTTGGATTCTTCACCCTGTCATTTTCTTCATGTATCTTTAGTTCTGTTCACATCTGTCTGCTCTGTAGCAGTGACTTTTTTGGTGTTTTACAGGTATGCCCAACCACATGCACATAGGAGCAGGACCTCCACCTCAGTTCAACCGGATGGAAGAAATGGTACAGAGGAGGAAAGGGGCGCATGTAGAGGGTTGCATGTCACAGTTTGGTCACTGTTTAAGCAAAGTCAGTTTTCCCACATTTCCCTTTAATTCGGGTCTCTGGAAATGTACAGTTTAGGTTTGGGTTTAGAGCTTAATGCTTTTCATCAGTTTTTCaattcattttgtaaaattttttttggcatgtacatactgctgtatttatttggttgcgctgggtcttcattggtaCAACGGGTTTTCTCtagtggagagtgggggctactctcttcTTGCAGTGCAcagtcttctcattgtggtggcatctcttgttttggagcacaggctctaggcacatgggcttcagtaattgtagGATATAGGCTCAGTTGTTGCGACTTCCTGGctctgtggcacacaggcttcagtaattgtagttcccgggctctagagcatgaggACTTCAGTtggtagcacatgggcttagttgctccaaggcattcccagactagggatcaaacccatgtcccctgcattagcaagcggattcttttttttttttttttttttagcaagcgGATTCTTATCAACTatgccaccagagaagtcttgcAAATAACTTCTTTAACACTGCCATGTACCCAGTAAATGTTTTGCAGTATCTGTAGGATGTTAGGTCTTAATAGGAGAGTCAGCCTTCTGGAGGTCTTCTTGCTCaaacctctttctttctttcagggtGTCCAGGGTGGGCGAGCCAAACGCTATTCATCACAACGGCAAAGACCTGTGCCGGAGCCCCCTGCCCCTCCTGTGCATATCAGTATCATGGAGGGACATTACTATGATCCAcgtgagtttatttttatgctgGGAGATCTTTCTTGGCAGGATGAAGTGAACTAAAAGACCAGCCTtctgagcttcccttgtgaccTCTCATGGTGGTTAAcagactttctctggttgctgttttcttcataTGGAAAATTGAGAACATCTTCTCAGGGGTTTGGGGAACAAGGAAACTTGTCCGTTTGATGGGAAGAGTGAGGATTTATGAGAGTCCCAATGTGATATCTTACAGTGCAGTTCCAGGGACCAATCTATACCCATGGTGACAGCCCTGCCCCACTGCCTCCTCAGGGCATGATTGTACAGCCAGAAATGCACCTTCCCCATCCAGGTAAGCTGTGAACCTCTGCTTGTATGCTTCCAGTACGTAAGGATGTGTGTTGGGGGCATCACAAACCCCAACCTTCTCAGCTCTATGCTGCTTGCTTATGAGGCTGGCCACTTTGACTACATGGGCAACAAACTCCTCTTGGGTCCATCCTGAGGAATTGAAATCTAAGCCTGTTTGTGGTGAGCAGTCCAGCCAGGCCATCCCATGGAAAAGGTATTACCTTTTGTTTCAATTGTTGTTTCTTCTCCTTGTCCAGGTTTACATCCCCACCAGACACCAGCGCCTCTGCCCAATCCAGGCCTCTATCCCCCACCAGTATCCATGTCTCCAGGGCAGCCACCACCTCAGCAGTTGCTTGCTCCTACTTACTTTTCTGCTCCAGGCGTCATGAACTTTGGTAATCCCAGTTACCCTTATGCTCCAGGGGCATtgcctcccccaccacctcctcatCTGTATCCTAACACACAGGTGAGATGGCTAATGAGATTTTCCTAAGGATACATCCTTTAAATCAGACAGGAATATAGGATGAGGAGAATACTCAAGGAATTCTAGAGAGCATTTCAGTGCCACTAATTTGCATGTGGTGGTAGGAGCTGGAAATGCTACTTAGGTGATACCTATCATGTGTGTATTCGCttccatttttttaatggtttcattGATTGAAGTGTTTTAGTATGTCTTAGGTGGGCATGTCTGCAGTTTATCTAACTGCATAATAAAGCCATATTCTACCTACCAGCCTTCCCCTCCCCTGTACTGTTTAACTCCCAACAGGTTAACACCATCTGGTATctggagtgttaaccactgagCTCAGTGCCTTGCGTTTGTCAGCTGATGGTAGGAATTAGAGAAAGCTGGGCAGTACTTTGAAGAAGTGGGAACTATATTAAGACATACTAAGGcagaaaagaataattattttaaaggggGGCAGCTTAGAAATTCCTGTGTACACTTACAGATTCcccttataaattataaaaaattcccctatactcttttatttttgtgcCTGAATAATATTTCCTGTTTACCATAGTTTGGATGaattaattcctttttcttttccttgcttatTGGGCTCCCAGGCCCCATCGCAGGTATATGGAGGAGTGACCTACTATAACCCCGCCCAGCAGCAGGTGCAGCCaaagccctccccaccccggAGGACTCCCCAGCCAGTCACCATCAAGCCCCCACCGCCTGAGGTAATGAGAGCGCCTAGGAAAGGAGCTCTAAATAAAGGATGGTAGGGCACATCTGACAGCAGTgggctttccttttcttcagattttcctccttttcttgttGTATTTCTATGgaaaatgatctttttttctttttcttctttttaaaaataatgacctgATAACAAATTCCAACTTTATGATTTCAGGTTGTAAGCAGGGGTTCCAGCTAATAcgaatttctgaatattttaaatctaaCGTCAAATAAAAGTAAGTGTAAAACTTACTGTGACTCAGAATGTTCTTAAAACTAATGTTCATGCTTCCTTGCTCAACAATCACCTAATTAACGCTCTAAGTTTTAATCACGGGATATCTCAGGGGGAGGCTTAGAGGAGTCCCAAAGTTTGCCAGtgtctttgttttatgaatgcaTTGAGTAGGGTTGAGTGGAAACCATTGTTATTATGGCAGCATTTtgagaagatggaaggaaaaactGGAAGAGGGCATTCTTAATTAAAGGAAAGGGGAAACCTGAATTTGAGGTGTTACAGCAGAGCCAGTCTAAAGGTTGTGGaggagggacttcctggtggtccagtggttaagactgagctgccagtgcagaggatgtgggtccggtccctggtcaggaaaccaagatcctatatgccatgcagcatggccaaaagaatttaaaaaatagtaataataaatttttaaaaccactctttaaaaaacaaaggctGTGGAGGACAGAAACCAGGAGGTTTTGTTGTATTGTTTTAGGGATATTTCTTTAGTGTACATTATTTAGAATTGTGGCTTTTTGAAAATAGCTTGTAAATGCCTAAAAGGTCCAGTAACATTTTGATGgttcttccctttttttcactCCTGTCAGGACAGCAGAAGTGAAAAcctaggagagaagagaaaacaacTGGCTGTCTGCTACCAGGAGAGCTTTGAAGATCCAAGGTGGCTCCTACCAGCAAGCAGCTAAATGAAGAGGACCCCTGCCTTCCTCTGAGGATAGGCTGTGTTGGATAAAGGGAGAAACAAGTGGACTTCCTCCCATTTTCAGTTTGTGTTTGTGTCAGCTGTGCTCAGAGGAGCAGAGATCCAGACAGCCCAGGCTTCTGAGTCTAGGAGCCCACGTCTtttgctcttctttgctttctcctggGAAATTCGTGTCTTCTCCTCCCAGGGAAGCTTGGAAGCTCcttcctgtttgttttgttttctacgATGTTCATTTTTAAAGCCTGGCTTGTTATTCTTAAATTAATATTCTTTTAGTccatcaccccacccccatctcctgcccccccccccccccccccgcctttaaATTAAACAAGTTCATTCTTTGGTTTGCTAGCTCCTCTGGGTTCCTTTTGGCTTTTCCCTACATCCCAGATAATTGAGAACTTAGCAGCCAGTCTGCCCCCACCAAGTCTACAGAGAGTtgacctttcatttttttcttggccTTTTTTATTGTGTACTTGGAGTTTGTTAAGTCTTCTAATACTGTGGAAGCATTGCTGTCTGCACAGAATGTCCCATTGTGGAGAAAATCTCAGTGTGGTAGGAGCCCCTTTTCTTGACTTGGGTTTTTAGAATTTTGAGCCTCCATCAGTCTCTGTACTCTGATAATCTTTAGTTCTCTGCTGAAGGCAGAGTGTCCACAGTGGGGAGAGATGGCAGACCAGATGCTTTAGTGAGAAAGGGAGGGTAGAGTGAGCGCCTTTGTGCcgtaggggtgtgtgtgcacagtccTCAGGGCTCAGTCTGTGAGGTGAGTGGAATTAGAGGGCTCTgctctttttccatcctttctacCACACCCTTTTCCAATTGCTATGGACCAATGCATCTCTAGAGGTAAATATTACCTAGCCAGCGATCGTCCCTGTCCATTGCAGTTGCCCTTCTCCTCGTCTTTCCTGCTATAAGTGTTTGAGGTATTGCTACCTTATTTTTCCAAGGACAGTTTTACTCCTGTCCTTGCAAACAGAATACCACACCTGGGCCTAAAAGCAGTCACTTTTCAGGACAAGggctcctccctcctttcctccctatCTGTGGCACTGAACCACTCCCCTGCTGCCTCTGCAGAAGAGATTCCTGTTACTATGGCACTTGCATCTGCCAGGGATCACTTGGCCACTGTCCCTGTCCTACAGAACCTGAGGGAGAAGGTGGCAGCTGTGTCTCTCCCCAAGTAATGTCACTAATTCTGTCCCTTCTCTTCAGCAGTTGGCTTAACCACTTTGAGTCAcaggtgtggggtgggaggggagagaggcacTCAAGCTGGAACCCCCAAGGAGGAAATAACTAAGAGATTCTTCCAAGGGTAGCGCATGGTTGTGCCTTTTGTAGGCTGTTCCCTTTGCCTTAAACCCGAAGATGTCTCCTCAAGCCAGTGGGCCGCATGCCCAAATTCCCAGACCTTAAGACACTGTGACAGTTGTCTCTGTTCGTCCACTGTTTTGTTGCAAGAATTTCTCCATGTGTATTGTTGTTTGTAACTGTTTTAAAGAGCGCACATATGTGATTGGCATTGTGACttgaagataataaaatttaGACATGTAAACCTAGCTCCTTTGCCAGTGTTTCGCATGAGTCTTGatttgggagggagggaagaggactCCCTGACTCCATAGAGTCACAGTCACGACTCTGGCCAGCTCAGACTTGAGAAATGGAAGCCCAAAGAGGTGAGAAGCCCCAGTGGGGCCACACGTGACTCCCCATCG includes:
- the CASC3 gene encoding protein CASC3 — protein: MADRRRQRASQDTEDEESGASGSDSGGSPARGGGSCSGSAGGGGSGSLPSQRGGRTGALHLRRVESGGAKSPEESECESEDGIEGDAVLSDYESAEDSEGDDGEYSEEENSKVELKSEANDAANSSAKDEKGEEKPDTKGAVTGERQSGDGQESTEPVENKVGKKGPKHLDDDEDRKNPAYIPRKGLFFEHDLRGQTQEEEVRPKGRQRKLWKDEGRWEHDKFREDEQAPKSRQELIALYGYDIRSAHNPDDIKPRRIRKPRFGSSPQRDPNWIGERPSKSHRHQGLGGTLPPRTFINRNAAGTGRMSAPRNYSRSGGFKEGRTGFRPMEAGGQHAGRSGETVKHETSYRSRHLEQTPVRDPSPEADVQVLGSPEKEEVAPEIPNPAPDTAPPAPDRPVEKKSYSRARRTRIKAGDAGKVAEEAPPPPEGLTPAPPIPEATSPTPAKTGNWEAPVDSTTGGLEQDVAQLNITEQNWSPGQPSFLQSRELRGMPNHMHIGAGPPPQFNRMEEMGVQGGRAKRYSSQRQRPVPEPPAPPVHISIMEGHYYDPLQFQGPIYTHGDSPAPLPPQGMIVQPEMHLPHPGLHPHQTPAPLPNPGLYPPPVSMSPGQPPPQQLLAPTYFSAPGVMNFGNPSYPYAPGALPPPPPPHLYPNTQAPSQVYGGVTYYNPAQQQVQPKPSPPRRTPQPVTIKPPPPEVVSRGSS